Within Spinacia oleracea cultivar Varoflay chromosome 4, BTI_SOV_V1, whole genome shotgun sequence, the genomic segment TTTGAGTTTCGGCCTGATTTTTTCAATTTTCCCCATTTCACACTGATGATCAACCTAAAGTAAtgccattgtttttttttttttttcaagtctTTCTTAGAGGGTTAATTGATTGTGAAGTGGGTTTTTCTAGATGATGCTGATTTTTGGTTGTTGTAAAGAATGTTTCATGTTGAACTTAGGAAAATGGAATTGGGAATGACTAGAATTGGAGCATTCGGATTTCGATTTCTTGTGTGTTAATGCAAATGGGTATTGTATTTTGATTTAGGAGGTTTGGTGCTTGCAATGTTatgcttgtttgttttgttgttaTGATGTTAACGTCATGGTCTGATGATGCTCATAGATTTTCTCGAGTCCGTAAATAAGAGTTAGAAATTTAACTGTTACTCTTTTCACGAAGTTTGGCTGTTGAGCCGATTGTTCAAGTCCCTTAGACACAGAATCATGAGAAAACACAAAAAAACTAGGTTGTAAAATTCGCCATTTGTTTAGATTCGGGCCGGAAGATAcacagtttttttttgtttagacTCCATATAATTTATGATCCCGTTAATTGTTTTGTGTGATGCGCGCGAGTACCCCTAATCAAAAGTTGCCCCTAGGCCCCCTACCAATACGATCGATCACCTTTTCCTCTGGCCACACTGGACTTGTGCTGCTCCTATTATTTAGTGGTTTACCACCTTCTGTGCATAATGAAGAATAGGGCCTTGGTCAAAATGATATGAAAATATCAAATAGTTTGGGTGGAGATACTTGAGCTAGATTTCAGCATGCTACCACTGATTTAGTAAAATGCGAACCATGATAATCTATTGGAGGCTTAGGGTTTGGCAGCAAGAATTTGAGCAGATGGAAGGGGAAAATAGAGGATGGATGGAGTTCTTTACATTATGTAGCTGACTAGCTGTCACCATGTGGTTTACTACGTCTTCTTTGCAAATTGCAAACATTAACTCCCTTCTTTCTGCAGCTGGGTGTTGCCTTAACCCAAGCTCCACTTAGACTAGGATACATTAAGACCAACTTCGTAAATTAGGCATTAGAGTATTCTGTTCCCTTTCTCCTCAAGTCACTGCCGGACTTTTGAAAAGTATGACCTACACTTCTCAGTCACACATGTATTCATGGGTTTCCATTTCTTCTTTTAACTTCTCTCACCTTATAGAGTTCTGTCGACTTGCGGAGTTACAGATTTGCCTTCTTTTTCCCCTGCAAACTTCTAGGgttgcagatttttttttcctCAAAGAAAACGTGGATTATGTTCCACGGAGTCTTTACATTTATTAAATCTTTTGACCAtcttatctgatttaaatttatttttttccttgTGAAAATAGACAGGTAGTTTCTGTTAGACCTTGATCCAAAATGCAATGACCGTTCGCTGCTTCACAATAACAAATGCATATAGCTTAATTAATTTTCTTATAAGAAATGCAACAAGTTGTTTGTGGTGTAGAGACTGTATACGTGTAGTCATTGTGTTTCTCTTAAAAAACGAAGACTTTGAAAGGTTTTTGATGTAACATGTTAGTTTGAAATTCGTTACTCTCACCTTCTTTCCAAATTTTTGACATAGAACTGTAGAAGTGTGttccttttatttaatgtataACTTTTTAGATTCAGAGGTATAATAAGTAATTTTGGATGAATCAGGTAAATCACCGGGTTACAACACAAATACAACGGCGCATTTACGGTCACCGAACTGATGTTGAGATTCGTCCTTTAAATGAGGAGAAAGCCGTACAAGCTGCTGCTGATCTCATTGGAGAAGTCTTTGTGTTCACGGTAATCTTGTTGCTGCAATCCCTTTATTTCTTTCTCCGTTTTCTTCCAATCTTTTGAATTATGCAGCCTGTGCTTACATGTTATTCATTAATATGCTGACGACTGTATTTACATATGAAATGAGATGATTATGCATAATTTGGAAGGTGATATGTTGCAATTTCTTTTCTGTTTCTCCTTTGATTTCGATTTTCTGTGTAGTTGCTtatcatcaaataccaataGAATGCCAGATTTTCAATTCTGCTATAATCAAAGCTCATCCTTGGGGGAATCTTGTTGTTTTTGTAGAGTCCTATAGTATAATTGCAGATTTTCTATGACCTTAAAATATTGTTTTCAAATTTTATCTTTGCCAATAATGTCAAACGCCTCTCCTGGAGAGAGCATTTCTTTGGTCTTAGAATACCAAATCAACCAGCGCCCAGTGGTATCAGTATGCCCttccataatttatagacaattCCAGGCGTGACTTTGTTTCTTGCTTTGAATCCTTCTGTTGATTGATATATCTCCTTCTGTAACATAATATCTCAGAAAACCAGATTTAGATTCACCACACTATCGGAAATATTTTCCTATAGAGTGATGTCTGAGGCCTATTCAGATGGGCCTATTCTCTGGAAAGTCTCCTCTATTATTGGATATGGCTGATAGAGGGTAAGGATATTTGTTGGAGTGGGATACATGGAAAGTCTCCTCCATTATTGGATGTGGCTGCGCCCTTGCTTTCGCTAGACAGAATGGAGAATTTCTTGAGCAGTATTACTATAAATAAAGAATTTAGACAAGCCCTTATATTTCTGGCACATTTCATGTatcccaacaacaacaacaaagccttagtcccagaatgttttggggtcggctaacatgaatcgtcgtataTATATTTTCCCTTATATTACTTTCATTGATTCCACTTTCTTCCTCTTCCTTGTTTATTCTATTAACTTCCCGCTCCTTTccggtttgattggtgacaatgacgatctcctacaacgattagccgaccccaaaacattttgggactaaggctttgttgttgttgttgggatACATGAAATGTGCTAGAAATATAAGGGCTTgtctaaattttttatttatagtgATACTGCTCAAGAAATTGTCCATTCTGTCTAGCGAAAGCAagggcggagaaaccagcgtTGCTTTAATCGATTAACCAGGAAGTCTTGAGCTATATGAAGTACAGGAGCTCTATTCTTGGTCACAGCCACTTTCTACCCAATCATTATCAACAAATATTACTACTTTCTCTAAGCCCAAGAAGCTACATATGTTTCCAGATTATTATGTTTCCAGATTATTTCTTCAATCCCCTGGTTCTCACTTCATTCTTTGGAACCCAAATTTTTATTTACCAGTCTAATTTAGTATACTTCTTGTGGTGTATTGTTCTTTCTAAGGGCTTTTTATAAAATTCACTCCATATAGAGAAAGGTCATCTACAGAGCCGGAATAGTTAGAGGATTTACAGTACTCCATTTAAAATTCTAACTATACTTGGGAACTGTCTGTATATAAGGGTTATTCAGCAATTAATGTATGAGTTGCAACACTTGCAAGTGTAAGattttttaaaacaaactacGGCAATGTCCTATTATTGTTATATCAAGATATACCCTGTACTCCTATTATTGTATCTAAAACCCTCATATGTATCTAAAAATATGAATAGACAAAAATAACATGAATGTATTCTAAATCGTACACTATTCTAACCTTTTTTAACTGATATTTAATTCCTTTGAGCTAGAAAAGCATCAATTGAGAACTTGAGATGCCTTTGTTTGCATATGAATATATTTCAGCACTCTGTCTCAAGCCACCAAGTCATTAGATTATTGGTCTTATCTTATATGTGACCACTAAAAATTTGCAACTTGCTAGTCTTACTCTTTGGCTTTCCTCTACACCCATTCAGACCTATGcctattaaaatcataaatcGCAACACTGTGATCCCATTTTTGACGTGCACTCTTAGAGTTTGTGACTTCTAGTGGGTTTAGTACTTCGGTAATAACAAACGAATGAGCCTGTAGGCCTTGTTTTAGCAACCACATTTGTGATCCTTATTCCAATATTAATTTAGCTTGTTGCTTTTACAAGCTGTGTTTCTTTCACACATCTCATTAAGCTTTAGATATACATTATGCAACGTAATGTACTAATATTGGATCCAAAGTGACATCTTAAACTGCCAGTGtgataaaatcataaaagactACAGTATAAGTGACATCTTAAACTGCCAGTGtgataaaatcataaaagactACAGTATATTTTCACCACCCATACCTTAAATTTACAAATATAACAAATTGTATTGGGTTGAGTAACACTAGTTCAATGGGCTGCTAATAAAGTGGTGATTTTTTTATTCCATGTCAATATGTATTTAGCAAGTTGCATATATGCAGGTTGCTGGAGCTGCTGTTATTTTTGAGGTGCAAAGAAGTGCTAAATCAGAAGCTAGGAAGGAAGAAGCACGTGCACAAGAGCTGCAGGTACATTTCCTTAAGAACAAAGTCAGTTTATATGAAAATAgtgtttgttttgcttttttaaGTGCGACAATGTTATCACAGAGGTTAATGCCGAAGCTCATAATCAATCACATTTGTTTTCCCCATGTTGTTATTTGTAAGTGCTGAAGCATATGAAGAAAAATTACAATATGAGATAAAATTTGATGGTCTTGAACATAGTGAACAAATATCGGCTGCTCCATGCCTTAGTCAGTCCTTTGTCATTACTGGTTCATAGGACAAGACTGCTGAATGCACAACTTCTACAAACAATCCAAAATTCTAGAGTTTCACTTCATAGTCAAATTTGTTAAGAGTAGAGCTCCGTTTTATTTGcttcttttatttgtttttttttttaatcctgGTTATGCTAATTGTAATGTTCGGTTCCACTTTAGTTCAGGAACTTAGGTTTTTCCTTCAAAATATGGGTAACAAATCAATCATTTATATGCGTCGATAAAGAGATTGTCCTTCAAAAACTAAAGGAATGGTTGATTTTCAACAAACAAGCATAATATGCATTTAGTTTTCTACGAAAAATGTTTATTTTCgaattgcctcatgatggagcATGCAACTTGCGTTGGCTAAAGTGGTTTTGAACGTTGTCAAACTAATACTATATTTTGTAAATAAGTGTCGCTCGTCATTGCTTCTTAAGTTTTTAAACCTTGCCACATGGTGATTAGTGTCTCTATTTGGCGCGTATCGTGCATGTGTATGACTAGGTGCATTCCAATAAGAATTCAATAATCACAACTTACAAATTAAAGAGAATGCAAAACAATTCACTCCTTTCTACAATGTAACGATGTGGAATATTCTACggagaaggggggggggggactgGGGGAGATAGAgggagtatgagagtaagtATGAGAGGGAGGTGGAAAAAACTGACTTCTTTATAGAGTGTAACGATCTGGAATATTGTGTTAGTAAAGGATCCAGCCACAATAAACTAGTCCCAACAAACCAATCTAGAGTGTAGGATATTAGAAGGGGAAAATCCTTTTCCAAACATTTTCCCATGATATCAACAACCTTGAAGTGAAGAGAATGTTCCAGATGGATGGACATGTCAGATTAATGCATTTGTGCCATGGAAGATAAGAAGGGGACGAAATTCAgattttcttttattcaattttcCAATGATTATGAAGCTGCAAACGCAAACTAGCCTGTAAATTGGAAGAATGGTTGGGAAAAAAATTACAGGTCAGTGACTTATGCAGGAAAGAACTACAGTGGTGAACATTGTAATGCCCAATCAAATGCTAATTCCAGTTCTGTGAAAGATACTAATATGAATGATTCTTCAAATGTTAGAAGCagtcattctttttatttaagaATAAATTTTTATTAGAACTCACAGAGAGAAAAACAGAAAAAGGACAAGGTGTGCTCTAGTGCTAAcaactattttttcttttttaacaaATTAGCCAATTCCTTTGTACCACCCCAATTGTATGAAATCTAAAAGCTCGAGCTTCCTTCGTCCATACTTATGCTAAACAAGGTTACTCTGTCCCATAAACTACTGCGGGAAGATGCAACTCCATTAAAAATTCTACCATTCCGTTCAAGCCAAATGGTCAAGATTACCATCAAAGCAGTTTCCCAGACCAACCTTTTCTCCTTCGCCCTTCCAAACCCCACTGAACCATTCTGCAACCAATCTCTAAAATTCAAAGGACTGTCCCAATCCTTTTCATGCACCGCAAAAAGTGAGCTAACAAACCCCGACCTCCGTTTTTGGAGCCTATCTTTTGTATTAATCCGTCCAACGAAAGCTCTCACCTTTAGAGAAACTTTGGCCTTCAACTGAAATTTATAATGGAGAAGCTGGATATTTAAGAGTTTTATTCAAACAAGATAAAGATTTGCATGAAAAACCAGGAAGAATGTCCCATCCATACCCTAGAATCTGCCACATTCTTTAATTCAAAACCTATGTGGTCAAACATAGCAGCAAGCTCCTCTAATTTGCAATCATGGAGTGATCTTCTGAAATGCATGTCTCACGCACTGCCGCAATAAAATTCTGAGCACCATGTAGAGAAGATAGACAATTTCACCGTGGATAGAGGACACTTAGTGACATCTCTCCTAGCAAACCTCCTTCCAAAAGTGAATCTGCTTTCCAAAAGTGAAAAATTGTGAGTCATCCTTCTAGCTTCCTGAGCCTCCCACGGGCCCACCCTTTTTGACATAAGCCATACTCGCTCTTAATAACATTAAACCAAAGAGAACGAGGTTTAAGAGGAAACTCCCACCACAGTTTACCCACCAaagcaatttttttaaaatcacCTTCCCGGACCCTAAACCTCCCTGCGCCTTCGGCCGACATACTAAATCCCAACTAACAAGATGATCCTTCCTTACCTCTCCTACCCCAGACCAAATCTCGCATTAGTTTCTCAATCTTATGTGCAATAGTCACAATATCTTGTGTGAAAAGAGATAATACAGGGGTATGCTTGATAGACAAGATTGAATAAGAGTAATCCTCCCCAAGGGGACAAGTGTACTTTCTTCCGACCATCCAATCTTTTAGAAATTTTCGAAGAACTGGTTCTCTAAACATTGAGTTTCCCTCTAGAGGCAAACCAAGATAATTCATAATCCAAATGTCACTTGACACCCCCACTAAAGCAGCATAGCTGGCAAAACCAGAATGTTGCACATGAATCCCAGCTAACTACATTTAGAAATAGTCCTTGATACATGGAGATATCTAGTGTAAGAAAGAGTCCAGTTCATGAGAATACTGGTGAAATTCTGAGAGAGATGGAATGGGTGTCACAACAGATAGTAAATTTTTTGGTGATAACAGAACAGATGAGGGCTATTACTAAGTCAACATGCTACATTGCCTACATGTTATCTTAGTAAGAGGAGAAAGAAGTGATGATGGAAAATAGAAGAACATGGTTCGCATAATTGGTTCCATGAGATGGAGAGAGAAATTGCACATAGTGGTTTGAGTACCTTTACATGCATGGAGTTGTGAAAATTTTAGCAACATTGGAACTCTTTGGGGTAGAGCATATGAATTGACAAGGAAGAACCAATTTTTCATTTTACTCCCTTTGTCCCAATTTgaacactttcctttttcatctggtttgtttttaCATATTAGAGACTCCACTGCTGTTATAATACATCTATATTCTTCACTACAAAAAAATTTGGGTTCACCTTCTCTAAAAAACAGCCTTTCCTATTcacattttaaataaaaaatatttcattATCTCGTATGATAtacttttaaaaataaaatagcaGTTGATTAACATACAATAACTTCGCTCAAAACACACCTAGGTGCTTGGGATTTCTCTGAGACGTGCTTTGTTGAAGTGAGGCACACTTAATAAAAAGTAACTTCTGTGAAAATAAAAGTTGTGCACTTGGTCTTAATGTAGCCCGGGGTTTGCTTCCACGCAAGTGGGGGGGTTCACcgtcatcaaaaaaaaaaaagttgtgcaCTTTAAGGGTGCACTTCATCAAAATCGCTTCCCCTAGACCAGAAAAAAATGCATGACCCCTCGCGCTTCTAAAACAATGTGCCATGATAAGTGTCAAAACTAACGCCGGTTGGACGGAGTGCATTGTTAATCATTACAGGTTATCTGTCGTTGATTAATGATGGAGTCTTGTTAAGGTAATGGAATAGCTTGACTAGGTTCATGTAATAGAGGATTAAAAGGTCTTCATTCAGAATTTTCAACTAGTTTCTGAATGCTACAGTTTAACATCTTAATTGTCAAGAGGATGATATGTGTACTAAGGATTTAGAACAAACTTCAATGACAGCATCTCGATGATCAAAATCGTGATGAGGTGAACTTTGATGGTTGGAATGATCCTGGGGAAGTCAACTAGTCAGATGAAGTTAAGAGCAGTCGGTTATCACTTTCTAATATAGATTGACGATGGTATTAGATCCAAGAATGAAACTTATATGCGGGCCTTGGTTATCTGTTGCTCGCTAATAATTAGAAGCAAGTGAGGACATCAATGGTTGACTTTTAAAATATGAATGACGAGAACTATCCCTACCGTGAAACACAAGGGCCAATTAGGCCAGCTATTTGAGTAAGTGAAACAAATCTTTGGGTTAAGCCACAACAACCTATTCCTAATGTTGAGGGCCAACTCAACTCCCTCTGGAGGTTATAGTCTGAATATTTTTTCTCTACATCAAGTCTTCATGCCGAAAAGAACTAATTCAGAAAAAGGAGGCTAGAAAATGCAAAGAGAAAAGTGGCAAGTGGTTGAATCTGCAAGGAAAACTACACTGCTAGACAACAGATCAATGAGTTCAGATGAACAGAGTGGAAAGGTCTTGAACAGTTGGTTAGAGAAGGAAATAATacagaaaagaagaagaaaaataggGAAGGAGATCGGTTTGTATTGAAATAGCTGATAACCACTAGCAATtccataagctagctttctccaATATAATATTTCATTACAATTTTCTGAACGCCTTCCTTCTCTCTCTCCCTTCTCTTTATTACATTCCGTCAAAGATTACTACTGATTTGCCGCTGGCTTCCTATTCAAGTAAACAATGATAACATAATTCCCTTATTCCCCAAAAAGATGCAAATGAATTATTTTGTATTGCCACAAATAccatttttgttttcttgaataAGTGAAGCGCACAAGTGGTCTAGGTGGGTGCATCTCCGAAAATTGCGAGATACAGAATAAGAGTTGAAGCTAGAAAGAATGCAGAGTCtcttgccaaaaaaaattagATTGTTTATAATGGTGAAGATGGGGAGATTTAAAAATAATTCCCGAAATTTTGCTGATGAGCTTTGGGAATGAGAGGATATGAGTAGGTTTCAGTTTCTTATGAATTGAGTTAAAACAAGGAGTCTTCAGGATTGTTAAATATGCAAGGTACCTTCTGTTGTGCATTATTGTTCTGATTGTTGTTGGTGATGGTATATTCGATCATGAAGTAAAATATGGTAGTGGTATTTTTCTAAGGAAGCTGCAGCTTGAGTTGCATTGGTAAAAACGTAAAATACTTGATCAAGTCACAAAGATAATGGAGTATATTGTTTACATTTAATCCCGAGAGTTAGAAATGTATTCCATATGTCTTAAGCCCGTGATGCTATTTTTGGAATCATTTCATTAGAATGTTGGTGCTTCGATGTTGGTATGCACTTTGAATGAGCTGGATGCTGGATGTCGGATGTTAGTGTATGAGCTGGAATGTTAGTCatatttaggtttttttttgtgTCATTCTTGCTTCTTCAACTTCAATTGAAGGACGAGGAGACGAAAAACTCTCATTTGATCAATAACTCAAGTTTTTCGAGTTGGAGTCAACATTATGCAGTTTGTGGAATTTCACATGTAATTTATCGATGGTAGCCATTTGTAGGCATTGGAGTAGTAGCCAAATTCTTAGTTTTGTTCAGCTTGTAAATTAATCACCGAATATTAACatgtatttaaaaaaaaatcttagttttttgTAATCTTCCTTCTGCTACATCTTGAGTCTCCATGTTTATTCAGATTACTCCATCTTTCTTTTCTCTTATGCACTTAATTAATCTTCTGTCCCTAATTTGCATGCAGTTTTCTGTATACATCAGGCGTAATAGCTATATTAGGTGTAACGTCTGAGTAAAACATGTGTAGTTGaactttgtgtgtgtgtgtgtgtgtgtaataTCTTGATGTTAgtcttgcttcttttctttctaaTCTGCTTACTTTCCCCTTGATGAGTAAATTGACAATTCATTTCTGCTTCTTTTAGGCGTTGAGACAGAAAGATGAGGATTTGATAAGAGAGATGGAGACCCTTAGACAGAGGTTTGAAGAGGTAGAAAAGTTGGCTAAAGAACAAGCCAAAAGTGGTATTTTCAGTATCCGCAAACAAACACCTAAAGCACAGGAATAGAAATAATCTAACTGACTTTGAAGATTCTTTGTTTGATTAATCAGGGTAAGGATGCAGTTTAGTATATAATTTAGTTTCATCCTTTCTTGTAACTGCAGTATATAATTTAGTTTCAGTCCATGTTTATTATGCCACTCAACTCTAACCTTGATGCTCCTTTACTGGCAGATGATGGAAATTTTTCAGGCAATCTGCAAATGTATACGGTGCATTAGTGCCATATAAAAGACCTCACGTAACTTGTGGTCATAAATAATTCATTGTACCTGCAAACTAATTGAgctgcttgtttgtttgtaaaCAGGCAGGCATTTACAAAAGGTTTGTAATTTTCATGTTGCCTTATTTATCAGCGGAGGAATGGAAAGATCTATGAAATTAAAGCCTAAAGGGATAGAGGAGAAGGTGGTATTTGAAGAATTGATTTTTTATAACATAATTTCCTTAATTGCCGCTTGTCTGAATGTAAGCATGTGGTGCTACAAATCTTTAGTCTATAAAACCCAATGCTTAAAATGGTCTTCCCATTATTATTCAATCTTTATATACTTCTAGACTTCATGATAAATAACACTGATATACACTAAGGACAAGGTAATAAGACCTGAAAGCATCAacatgatgtcttggcctagtggttcaGTTAAGGGCTTGTATAAAATATGTATTAAGTTCGAATTTTCCTGCATCCATTTTTAATTCATATTGCCATTGTGGCTCATGCCAAAAAAGCTCGTAATAATTGTGTTATCGAGATTTATATAATTACCCCATGTTGGCTATTTGATAAGATGCCCTCAACTTTGATAATAGCGTTATTTTAATGTAATTACAAATGGGTAAGAGGAATCGAACATGTAAACCAATCATGCAAATTTTCTTAGTCTTAACTCTAACTAGGCGAAGACACCGTTAGTACGTCAAGTCAGAGTAATAATAGAGCATATGACGCCCTTTAAATAGAATGATTCCccttaaacttttttttttttt encodes:
- the LOC110798885 gene encoding OPA3-like protein, whose amino-acid sequence is MVLPLVKLGTLALKTACKPIANRLKKEASLHPRFRQHIINFAQVNHRVTTQIQRRIYGHRTDVEIRPLNEEKAVQAAADLIGEVFVFTVAGAAVIFEVQRSAKSEARKEEARAQELQALRQKDEDLIREMETLRQRFEEVEKLAKEQAKSGIFSIRKQTPKAQE